The Candidatus Amarolinea dominans genome contains a region encoding:
- a CDS encoding carboxypeptidase regulatory-like domain-containing protein: MITRLHNAHPPRRQAPWIVGRLHKRGALTIVLLLILSGLAPAPQAGAVPHRANHAPMTGYTWDIRCVDCPAPLDELSTRSLRLDSQGRPHIAYGGDHLYYAWHDGSAWQLETVDSGVRVGAYASLALDSNGSPHIGYFDSANFDLRYASKSGNAWVIQIVDANGEVGSSAALALDSNNRPHFSYYDDTHSKLKYARWTGSQWEIQSVGNESLVARHISLALDSSNRAHISYYDVYAANLRYARWTGSDWITQLVDADGEVGSDTSLALDSSGIPHISFYDSTNGDLKYTRAVGNGWQTEVVDSADDVGGQTSLALDAANRAYISYRDWTHGDLKYARRTGATWAIQTVDSADDTGAYTSIVLDGTARPRISYLDMTHNLLKYAAWSGTDWSFSVVDAAGNVGEATGLVLDYGGQPHISYYDGLAADLKYARWGGSAWSIETVDGANGDAVGSQTAIAVDSMNRPFIAYLDDTHGNLKLAQWTGSAWQIQTVDGSGTVGGAISLALDSANRPHIAYLDAGSATLKYAYYNGALWNLQLIDNVGSISYVSLDIDSADVVQIGYYDSNNGDLKVARGKIAYPWNIQVVDSAGDVGGYVSLAVDMLGNPHLAYYDWTQYTLKYAHLAGTSWVVTTVADTGLVGFAALALDSRNAPLVAYYDDNAHNLKVGQLRGGSWDINILDGAGEVGRYVALALDQSNTAYAAYYDTTNGDLKVAQGTPATTLSVYIPTVMRRH, from the coding sequence GTGATCACACGCCTGCACAATGCTCATCCACCGCGTCGCCAAGCCCCCTGGATCGTCGGCCGCCTGCACAAGAGAGGGGCATTGACCATCGTTTTGCTCCTCATCCTTTCTGGCCTGGCGCCCGCGCCGCAGGCTGGCGCCGTTCCCCACAGAGCCAACCACGCACCCATGACCGGCTACACCTGGGACATTCGCTGCGTGGACTGCCCTGCGCCCCTCGATGAGCTGAGCACACGCAGCCTGCGCCTGGACAGCCAGGGCCGGCCGCACATCGCTTACGGGGGCGACCATCTCTACTACGCCTGGCACGACGGCTCCGCCTGGCAGCTCGAAACGGTGGACAGCGGTGTGCGCGTGGGCGCCTACGCCTCATTGGCGCTGGACAGCAACGGCAGTCCGCACATTGGATACTTCGACAGCGCCAATTTCGATCTGCGCTACGCCAGCAAGTCGGGCAACGCCTGGGTCATCCAGATCGTGGATGCCAACGGCGAAGTCGGTTCCAGCGCCGCCCTGGCCCTGGACAGCAACAACCGCCCCCACTTCAGCTACTACGACGACACTCACAGCAAGCTCAAATACGCGCGTTGGACCGGCAGCCAGTGGGAAATCCAGTCTGTGGGCAATGAGTCCCTGGTCGCGCGGCACATCTCCCTGGCCCTGGACAGCAGCAACCGCGCCCACATCAGCTACTACGATGTCTACGCGGCCAATCTGCGCTACGCCCGCTGGACCGGCAGCGATTGGATCACGCAGCTCGTGGATGCGGATGGCGAAGTGGGCAGCGATACCTCGCTGGCCCTGGACAGCAGCGGCATTCCCCACATCAGCTTTTACGACAGCACCAACGGCGATTTGAAGTACACGCGCGCGGTGGGCAATGGCTGGCAGACCGAAGTCGTAGACAGCGCCGATGATGTGGGCGGCCAAACCTCACTGGCCCTGGACGCAGCCAACCGCGCCTACATCAGCTATCGCGATTGGACCCACGGCGATCTGAAATACGCCCGGCGCACCGGCGCCACCTGGGCCATCCAAACGGTTGACAGCGCCGACGATACCGGCGCCTACACCTCGATCGTGCTTGACGGCACTGCCCGCCCCCGCATCAGCTACCTGGACATGACGCACAACCTGTTGAAATACGCAGCCTGGAGCGGCACAGACTGGTCGTTCAGCGTGGTGGACGCGGCCGGCAACGTGGGCGAGGCCACCGGCCTGGTATTGGATTACGGCGGCCAACCCCACATCAGCTACTACGACGGCCTGGCAGCCGATCTCAAATACGCTCGTTGGGGCGGCAGCGCCTGGAGCATCGAAACCGTGGATGGCGCCAACGGCGACGCCGTCGGCAGTCAGACCGCGATCGCGGTGGATTCGATGAATCGCCCGTTCATCGCCTATCTCGATGACACCCATGGCAACCTCAAACTGGCGCAGTGGACCGGCAGCGCCTGGCAGATTCAGACCGTGGACGGCAGCGGAACGGTGGGCGGCGCCATCAGTCTGGCGCTGGACTCGGCCAATCGCCCCCACATCGCCTATCTTGATGCGGGTAGCGCCACGCTCAAGTATGCGTATTACAACGGCGCGCTGTGGAATCTGCAACTCATTGACAACGTCGGTTCGATCAGCTACGTTTCCCTGGACATTGACAGCGCCGACGTTGTTCAGATCGGCTACTACGATTCCAACAACGGCGACTTGAAGGTGGCTCGCGGCAAGATCGCCTATCCCTGGAACATCCAGGTGGTGGACAGCGCCGGCGATGTGGGCGGCTACGTCTCGCTGGCCGTAGACATGCTGGGCAATCCGCACCTGGCCTATTATGACTGGACGCAGTACACCCTGAAATACGCACACCTGGCTGGAACCTCCTGGGTAGTGACAACGGTTGCCGACACCGGCCTGGTTGGCTTTGCTGCCCTGGCGCTTGACAGCCGCAACGCTCCCCTGGTGGCCTACTACGACGACAACGCGCACAACCTCAAAGTGGGTCAACTGCGCGGCGGCAGTTGGGACATCAACATCCTGGACGGCGCCGGCGAAGTGGGGCGTTACGTAGCCCTGGCGTTGGATCAGAGCAACACGGCCTACGCCGCCTATTACGATACCACGAACGGGGATCTCAAAGTGGCCCAGGGCACGCCCGCGACCACCCTTTCGGTCTACATTCCCACGGTGATGCGTCGTCACTAA